A genomic stretch from Erwinia sp. E_sp_B01_1 includes:
- a CDS encoding SDR family oxidoreductase, translated as MRIFLTGATGFIGSAVAAKLIAEGCKVTGLTRSQQGAEALTASGIEPYFGDMTDLESLRRGAMASDAVIHTAFNHDFTTFTTNCEMDRLAIEEMAGVLKGTPKPLLITSVVGLGSQKPGAMAVETHFNPEHMNPRKASELAGVAALSNGTNVSVIRLSQVHNTLKQGLITPLVELAREKGVSAYIAGGENRWSAVHVSDAASLYILALKRAVPGSRYHAVAEQGITLKAIAGTIGRTLNVPVKSIDSSEASEHFGWLSKFVAEDMSASSAITQEQLKWHPKGASLLTDLEQIRP; from the coding sequence ATGCGTATATTTCTCACAGGGGCTACTGGATTTATTGGTTCTGCGGTTGCAGCAAAACTGATCGCTGAGGGATGCAAAGTAACAGGGCTTACCAGAAGCCAGCAGGGAGCAGAAGCGCTGACCGCCTCAGGCATTGAGCCTTACTTCGGCGACATGACCGATCTGGAAAGCCTGCGGCGCGGCGCAATGGCAAGTGATGCCGTCATACACACCGCATTCAATCACGATTTTACAACCTTCACTACAAACTGCGAAATGGACCGGCTGGCGATTGAAGAAATGGCCGGGGTGTTAAAAGGCACGCCAAAACCGCTGCTTATTACTTCTGTTGTAGGATTGGGTTCACAGAAACCGGGTGCTATGGCTGTCGAGACCCACTTTAATCCTGAACATATGAACCCTCGTAAAGCATCGGAGCTGGCTGGCGTCGCTGCGCTAAGCAATGGCACCAATGTGTCTGTTATCCGATTATCACAGGTTCACAACACTTTAAAACAGGGGCTGATTACGCCGCTGGTTGAACTTGCCCGCGAGAAAGGCGTATCGGCGTATATAGCCGGAGGTGAAAATCGCTGGTCAGCTGTACATGTCAGTGATGCGGCATCCCTTTATATCCTGGCCCTGAAACGAGCGGTACCGGGCAGTCGATATCATGCTGTGGCGGAACAAGGTATTACATTAAAAGCCATCGCCGGGACCATCGGGCGTACTCTTAATGTGCCGGTTAAAAGTATTGATTCGTCTGAAGCCTCAGAACATTTTGGCTGGCTGAGTAAATTTGTTGCTGAGGATATGTCTGCATCAAGCGCAATTACACAGGAGCAGCTGAAATGGCATCCCAAAGGAGCGAGCTTACTTACCGATCTTGAGCAGATACGTCCTTAA
- a CDS encoding AraC family transcriptional regulator yields MDLLSQLLSLLRPESYVSGGVMLAPESSVQWPSHDGVKCYAIVSGECWLSVEGSPHPLLLQKGDCFLLPPGPAFRLATELSAKAVDFTTVRTAMVSASAEAAGEKPGCLLVGGHFLLAGRAANMLLEALPPVVHIRDPSDKAAMQWALERMVQEIREPQPGSGLIVQQLAFMLLIQALRLYANDNQKVNAGWLFALRDKKLSAALASMHQNPEYKWTLAQLAGQAGMSRAAFAKHFKQTIGTAPVEYLTQWRMMLACEQLNYSDQTIAQIAAASGYESESAFAKAFKRTVGCPPGKIAAKRRP; encoded by the coding sequence ATGGATTTACTGTCACAGCTACTCTCACTTCTCAGGCCCGAAAGTTATGTATCAGGCGGTGTGATGCTTGCGCCCGAATCGTCGGTGCAATGGCCATCTCATGACGGCGTTAAGTGCTATGCCATTGTATCTGGCGAGTGCTGGCTGTCTGTGGAAGGTAGCCCGCATCCGTTGCTGCTTCAGAAGGGGGACTGCTTCCTGCTGCCACCCGGCCCCGCTTTCAGGCTGGCGACAGAATTGTCCGCTAAGGCGGTAGATTTTACGACAGTCCGCACTGCGATGGTTTCAGCTTCAGCCGAAGCAGCGGGCGAAAAGCCAGGCTGTTTGCTGGTTGGTGGCCATTTTCTTCTGGCCGGGCGAGCTGCGAATATGCTTTTAGAGGCGTTGCCGCCCGTTGTACATATCCGGGATCCTTCGGACAAGGCAGCGATGCAATGGGCACTGGAGAGGATGGTTCAGGAGATCCGGGAGCCGCAGCCAGGCAGCGGGCTGATTGTGCAGCAACTGGCCTTTATGCTGCTGATACAAGCCCTGCGGCTCTATGCAAATGATAATCAGAAGGTCAACGCGGGCTGGCTTTTTGCTCTCAGGGACAAAAAACTCAGCGCTGCGCTGGCCAGTATGCACCAGAACCCCGAATACAAGTGGACGCTGGCTCAGCTCGCCGGTCAGGCTGGGATGTCGCGTGCAGCATTTGCAAAACACTTCAAGCAGACCATAGGCACAGCTCCTGTTGAATACCTTACACAGTGGAGAATGATGCTTGCCTGTGAGCAACTAAATTATTCAGACCAGACGATCGCACAGATTGCCGCAGCATCCGGGTATGAGTCCGAAAGCGCATTCGCAAAAGCGTTTAAAAGGACTGTAGGTTGCCCGCCGGGAAAAATCGCCGCTAAACGAAGGCCTTAA
- a CDS encoding outer membrane protein transport protein, with product MKHLFWLSSVVLFSGHTFAGGLYLYEIGTDDLGLAGAGQAARAQDAATLFTNPAGMTLLPDRSLSLGGQALYGDAPYRLSDDAQLKGKSPGNVIGWFPGGSAFYTQKIAPDITAGIGLYGNYGLGLHFGDWAGENLVKDSTLLALTLMPAVAWQYNDALSFGAGLGINYGILSLKRQNVQGDTQEQSDHDWALNAKVGALYQFNKQTRAGITYTSRTDYHFNINSTLQLSQLNNSLSYTLPIAATVNTPQQVMASLYHDFNDRWAIMGDIGWQDWSEYSNSEIRVSGRPVSGHDRLRDTWHLALGTQFRATDEWTFNTGVAFDSSFYRNQNDTSLTMPSGDTWRWGVGTRYQLDKTSSIGAAFEYAHIDSSHVASPLLEGGYDTPALYFFGVNYNRAF from the coding sequence ATGAAGCATTTATTTTGGCTAAGCAGTGTAGTCTTATTCTCTGGTCACACCTTTGCAGGCGGCTTATATCTTTATGAAATTGGCACTGACGATCTTGGTCTGGCGGGTGCCGGTCAGGCTGCTCGTGCGCAGGATGCTGCTACCCTTTTCACCAACCCTGCCGGGATGACGCTTCTCCCGGACCGCTCACTCTCTCTGGGTGGCCAGGCACTGTATGGCGATGCGCCCTACAGGCTTAGTGATGACGCCCAATTAAAGGGTAAAAGCCCTGGCAACGTGATCGGCTGGTTTCCTGGCGGCAGTGCTTTCTACACGCAAAAAATTGCGCCGGATATTACTGCCGGTATTGGTCTGTACGGCAACTATGGACTGGGTCTGCACTTCGGTGACTGGGCGGGTGAGAACCTAGTCAAAGACAGCACTTTACTGGCATTAACGTTAATGCCAGCTGTCGCCTGGCAATATAACGATGCGCTCTCATTCGGTGCCGGGCTGGGCATTAACTACGGCATATTATCCCTGAAGCGACAGAATGTTCAGGGGGATACTCAGGAACAGTCAGATCATGACTGGGCGTTAAATGCCAAAGTTGGCGCATTATATCAATTTAATAAACAAACCCGCGCCGGGATTACTTATACCAGCCGCACGGATTATCATTTCAATATAAATTCAACGCTTCAATTATCTCAGCTAAATAACTCCCTTTCTTACACTCTGCCCATTGCCGCTACCGTCAATACCCCGCAACAGGTGATGGCCAGCCTGTATCACGACTTCAACGATCGCTGGGCGATCATGGGAGATATTGGCTGGCAGGACTGGAGCGAATACAGCAACAGTGAGATTCGGGTAAGCGGGAGGCCGGTCTCAGGTCATGACCGCCTGCGTGATACCTGGCATCTGGCGCTGGGAACGCAGTTTCGTGCGACTGACGAATGGACTTTTAACACGGGCGTAGCTTTTGACAGCAGCTTTTACCGTAACCAGAACGACACTTCTCTGACCATGCCCTCAGGGGATACCTGGCGCTGGGGAGTGGGCACGCGTTATCAGTTGGATAAAACCAGCAGCATCGGCGCAGCATTTGAATATGCCCATATCGACTCTTCTCACGTTGCATCGCCACTGCTTGAGGGAGGCTATGACACGCCAGCCCTCTATTTCTTTGGTGTGAATTACAACCGCGCATTTTAA
- a CDS encoding arylsulfatase, whose protein sequence is MSRMPFCKTLLASMLSVACCSFSAQAAPDSNTATTAPEKNNGKPNIVVIFGDDIGYWNLSTYNQGTMGYKTPNIDSIAAEGAKFTSYYAEQSSTAGRSSFITGQMPFRTGMSKVGMPGAPQGLQKEDPTIASVLKQLGYATGQFGKNHLGDRDEFLPTAHGFDEFMGNLYHLNAEEEPENEDYPKDPAFRKQFGPRGVIKSSADGKIEDTGPLNKKRMETVDEETLAANNDFMERQVKANKPFFTWFNTTRMHNKTHIKPASKGITGLGDYADGMVEHDKMVGEVLKKIKDLGIEDNTIVLYTTDNGPMIATWPDSGMTPFRGEKNTGWEGGFRVPAMVKWPGHIKPGTMVNDIFGSNDWFPTLVAAAGVPDIKQQLLKGYKTSAMTYKVHLDGYNQLDFLTGKTQEDPRKEFFYWSDDGDLLAMRYGRWKAHFMIQEHTGLDLWKYPFVKLRTPLLFDLEIDPLEKGSDGMDYNHWFYDRLFLLGGAQKYATEMIQSFKDFPPRQKPGSFTVSDVSALIEQGSPATN, encoded by the coding sequence ATGTCACGAATGCCTTTTTGCAAAACATTGCTCGCCTCGATGCTTTCCGTTGCCTGCTGTTCATTCAGTGCGCAGGCGGCACCGGACAGCAATACCGCCACTACCGCCCCCGAAAAAAATAATGGTAAACCCAATATCGTCGTCATTTTTGGTGATGATATCGGCTACTGGAACCTGAGTACCTACAACCAGGGGACCATGGGCTACAAAACGCCCAATATCGACAGCATCGCGGCGGAAGGCGCTAAGTTCACTTCTTATTATGCTGAACAAAGTTCTACTGCCGGCCGCTCCTCTTTTATCACCGGCCAGATGCCCTTCCGTACCGGGATGAGTAAGGTCGGGATGCCGGGCGCACCGCAGGGCCTGCAGAAAGAAGACCCGACCATTGCGTCCGTTCTCAAGCAACTGGGTTATGCCACAGGACAGTTTGGTAAAAATCATCTTGGCGACAGAGATGAGTTCCTGCCTACCGCCCACGGATTCGATGAGTTTATGGGTAACCTCTACCATCTGAATGCGGAAGAAGAGCCGGAAAACGAAGACTATCCGAAAGATCCTGCGTTCCGTAAACAATTTGGCCCGCGTGGCGTCATCAAATCCTCTGCCGATGGAAAAATTGAAGACACCGGACCACTCAACAAGAAACGCATGGAGACAGTAGATGAGGAAACGCTGGCGGCCAATAATGATTTTATGGAGCGTCAGGTAAAAGCCAATAAGCCCTTCTTTACCTGGTTTAACACCACCCGGATGCACAATAAAACCCACATTAAGCCCGCAAGTAAGGGGATAACGGGTCTGGGTGACTACGCCGATGGCATGGTTGAGCATGACAAAATGGTTGGGGAAGTTCTCAAGAAAATCAAAGACCTTGGCATCGAAGATAACACTATCGTTCTCTATACCACGGATAACGGCCCGATGATCGCCACCTGGCCTGACTCGGGTATGACGCCGTTCCGTGGTGAGAAAAACACCGGTTGGGAAGGCGGTTTCCGCGTACCGGCAATGGTTAAATGGCCGGGGCATATCAAGCCGGGCACTATGGTCAACGATATATTCGGCAGTAATGACTGGTTCCCGACCCTGGTAGCGGCGGCTGGCGTGCCTGATATCAAGCAACAGCTGTTAAAAGGCTACAAAACCAGCGCAATGACTTACAAAGTTCACCTCGACGGCTACAACCAACTCGATTTCCTGACCGGTAAAACGCAGGAAGATCCCCGCAAAGAGTTCTTCTACTGGAGCGATGACGGCGATTTGCTGGCCATGCGTTATGGCCGCTGGAAGGCGCACTTTATGATTCAGGAACATACAGGTCTGGATTTATGGAAATATCCGTTTGTTAAATTGCGCACGCCACTGCTTTTCGATCTGGAAATTGATCCGCTCGAAAAAGGCAGTGACGGAATGGATTACAACCACTGGTTCTATGACCGTCTCTTCCTGCTTGGCGGAGCGCAGAAATACGCCACGGAGATGATTCAGAGCTTTAAAGATTTCCCGCCACGTCAGAAACCAGGCTCGTTTACCGTGTCTGATGTTTCAGCGTTGATTGAGCAAGGCAGCCCGGCAACTAACTGA
- a CDS encoding anaerobic sulfatase maturase: protein MKYSTTLPAKALPTAEKYNGKGPEYKRRFHVMAKPTGSRCNIDCNYCFYLHKEQLLQQDHSGMSDEVLETFIRDYIDSQDGDQVVFSWQGGEPTLMGLGYFEKIVALQKRYQKPGQRIENDLQTNGILLNDKWARFLKEHRFLVGLSIDGPAELHDRYRVTRSGKPTFEMVMKGVAALKRHEVPFNALVTVNRTNAKFPLEVYRFLTRELGATYIQFNPCVEPVDFKSTAPQFWRDDTIPVTGTRRAKPGDLDSIVTDWSVDPDDWGTFLIAVFEEWVNNDLGRVQVNLFETAVAQTMGMPAQICVTSEFCGKGLAIEKNGDIYSCDHYVYPEYQLGNIRQTKLAHLAFSERQKAFGYGKRETLPRACKTCPYLKLCYGECPKNRIVRSEEGETGLNYLCPGIKAFFSYSQPILVGIATLLQRQPVEQL from the coding sequence ATGAAATACAGTACGACACTTCCAGCGAAGGCACTGCCCACGGCAGAAAAGTACAACGGTAAAGGGCCTGAATATAAGCGCCGTTTTCATGTAATGGCCAAACCCACCGGCTCCCGTTGCAACATTGACTGTAACTACTGTTTTTACCTGCATAAAGAGCAGCTGCTGCAACAGGATCACAGCGGGATGAGCGATGAGGTTCTTGAGACCTTTATCCGCGATTACATTGACAGTCAGGATGGGGACCAGGTGGTCTTTTCCTGGCAGGGCGGTGAGCCCACGCTGATGGGACTGGGTTATTTTGAGAAAATCGTTGCGCTGCAAAAGCGCTACCAGAAGCCAGGCCAGCGAATTGAAAACGATCTGCAGACCAATGGCATATTACTGAATGACAAGTGGGCCAGATTCCTTAAAGAGCACCGTTTTCTGGTCGGCCTCTCAATTGACGGGCCGGCTGAACTTCACGACCGTTACCGTGTGACACGCAGTGGCAAACCCACTTTTGAGATGGTGATGAAGGGCGTCGCGGCACTTAAGCGCCATGAGGTTCCTTTTAATGCGCTCGTCACCGTCAACCGCACCAACGCAAAATTTCCGCTGGAAGTGTATCGCTTCCTGACGCGCGAGCTGGGGGCAACCTATATCCAGTTCAACCCCTGCGTAGAGCCGGTGGATTTCAAAAGTACCGCGCCACAATTCTGGCGTGACGACACCATTCCAGTTACCGGTACCCGGCGGGCAAAACCCGGCGATCTGGATTCCATAGTTACCGACTGGTCGGTAGATCCGGATGACTGGGGCACCTTTCTGATTGCTGTTTTCGAGGAGTGGGTGAATAACGACCTGGGTCGTGTGCAGGTTAACCTCTTCGAAACGGCCGTAGCGCAGACTATGGGAATGCCCGCGCAGATTTGCGTGACCTCTGAGTTCTGTGGCAAGGGTCTGGCCATTGAAAAAAATGGTGATATCTACTCCTGCGACCACTACGTCTATCCCGAATATCAACTGGGAAATATCCGGCAAACCAAACTGGCCCATCTGGCTTTTTCTGAACGACAGAAAGCCTTTGGTTATGGCAAACGCGAAACCTTGCCCAGGGCCTGCAAAACCTGCCCTTATCTGAAGCTCTGCTACGGTGAATGCCCCAAAAATCGCATCGTCCGCAGTGAGGAAGGAGAAACGGGCCTCAACTATCTCTGCCCCGGCATTAAAGCCTTCTTCAGTTATTCCCAGCCAATACTGGTTGGCATCGCTACCCTTCTGCAACGTCAACCCGTGGAGCAGCTATGA
- a CDS encoding MoxR family ATPase — protein sequence MTNREKLLALETAMNGQVLGQEELVRMLIVALLCDGHVLLEGLPGLAKTRAVRELAEHLEGDFCRIQFTPDLLPSDITGSEIYQQNATREEDQFRFRPGPVFGNIILADEINRASARVQSALLEAMEERHVTVAGKTWPLPGVFMVLATQNPIDQEGTWPLPEAQLDRFLMKILVSYPSKENEQKVMQLVRAEQQAKYQTAQPEAETVTRANVQLSQAEIAGCWREIARVYVAPTIENYIVNLVEMTRQPASVSETFASYITLGVSPRGTLALDRCGRALAWLEGRDAVLPEDIRRVAPAVLRHRLLLSYQANADNCTADQAVQMLLDAVVA from the coding sequence ATGACTAACAGGGAAAAACTGCTGGCGCTGGAAACCGCCATGAATGGCCAGGTGTTGGGCCAGGAAGAACTGGTCAGAATGCTGATTGTGGCGCTGCTTTGTGACGGGCATGTGCTGCTCGAAGGATTGCCGGGGCTGGCAAAAACCCGCGCCGTACGGGAACTGGCTGAGCATCTTGAAGGCGATTTTTGTCGTATCCAGTTCACCCCCGATCTGTTGCCATCAGATATTACTGGCAGCGAGATTTATCAGCAAAATGCCACGCGGGAAGAAGACCAGTTTCGTTTTCGCCCGGGTCCGGTGTTTGGAAATATTATTCTCGCGGATGAAATCAACCGCGCCTCGGCCCGCGTTCAGTCGGCGTTGCTGGAGGCCATGGAAGAGCGGCATGTCACCGTTGCCGGGAAAACCTGGCCGCTGCCCGGCGTTTTTATGGTACTGGCTACGCAAAACCCCATCGATCAGGAAGGAACCTGGCCTCTGCCTGAGGCCCAGTTAGATCGTTTTCTGATGAAGATCCTCGTCTCTTATCCTTCGAAAGAGAACGAGCAAAAAGTTATGCAGCTTGTGCGGGCAGAGCAACAGGCTAAGTACCAGACTGCACAGCCAGAGGCGGAAACTGTAACGAGAGCCAACGTTCAGTTAAGCCAGGCTGAAATCGCAGGCTGCTGGCGGGAAATAGCCCGTGTTTATGTTGCGCCAACGATTGAGAATTACATCGTTAACCTGGTCGAGATGACCCGCCAACCCGCTTCGGTTAGTGAAACTTTTGCCAGCTATATCACCCTGGGCGTCAGCCCTCGAGGTACGCTGGCTCTGGACCGCTGTGGACGGGCGCTGGCCTGGCTTGAAGGCCGTGATGCGGTATTGCCAGAAGATATCCGGCGCGTTGCTCCGGCGGTGTTACGTCACCGCCTGCTGTTGAGCTATCAGGCCAATGCGGATAACTGCACGGCTGACCAGGCCGTGCAAATGTTGCTTGATGCCGTGGTGGCGTGA
- a CDS encoding DUF58 domain-containing protein, which produces MNSPLVIDRAALMALAGQARRLQNPPGQLPPGAMAGERVSRQQGRGLNFDSLRRYQPGDDVRLIDWQATARLRSPWIRLYNEERERPVFLLVDQRLDMYFATRGQSKSVVAARIAGLLAWRSWHDGDRLGGLVFNDESMTMTPCRSPKTSLTPLLSGLEHYNQLLPERYRQESPAKVSLSDSLQRLGTTIPTGSWLAVISDFHDLDARSEALLATLRRRCEISAFVTLDDLHVRLPAQGQLAAWYQQQQSTFSLSPALRNRIQDSVTARLAGQENRLNRLGIRVNQILVGEDLLSQLQKGL; this is translated from the coding sequence ATGAACAGCCCCTTAGTCATCGATCGGGCAGCCCTGATGGCGCTGGCTGGGCAAGCCCGGCGTCTGCAAAATCCACCGGGACAACTGCCGCCTGGTGCAATGGCCGGCGAGCGGGTGTCCCGCCAGCAGGGACGTGGGCTGAACTTTGACAGCCTGCGGCGCTATCAACCGGGAGACGATGTCAGGCTGATTGACTGGCAGGCCACGGCCAGGCTGCGCTCTCCCTGGATCAGGCTTTATAACGAAGAACGCGAACGTCCCGTTTTTCTGCTGGTAGATCAACGGCTGGATATGTATTTCGCTACCCGTGGCCAGAGTAAATCTGTTGTTGCAGCCAGGATTGCGGGCCTGCTGGCCTGGCGGAGCTGGCATGATGGCGATCGCCTGGGCGGTCTGGTTTTCAACGATGAATCCATGACAATGACGCCCTGCCGTTCTCCCAAAACCAGCCTCACTCCTCTGTTGTCCGGACTTGAACATTACAATCAGCTGTTACCAGAACGCTACCGGCAGGAAAGCCCGGCGAAAGTCTCGCTGTCTGATAGCCTGCAACGGCTCGGCACCACTATTCCCACGGGCAGCTGGCTGGCAGTGATCAGCGACTTTCATGACCTGGACGCCCGCAGTGAAGCACTGCTGGCCACGCTTCGCCGGCGCTGCGAAATCAGTGCATTCGTGACGCTGGACGATTTGCACGTACGTTTGCCTGCACAGGGCCAACTGGCAGCCTGGTATCAACAGCAGCAATCCACTTTTTCTCTTTCGCCAGCGTTGCGCAACCGTATTCAGGACAGCGTGACAGCCAGGCTGGCCGGTCAGGAAAACAGGCTTAACCGGCTGGGCATCAGGGTCAATCAGATCCTGGTTGGCGAAGATCTGCTGTCGCAATTACAAAAGGGGCTTTGA
- a CDS encoding DUF4381 family protein encodes MLAKGFSVPDLHTPALPAEIPWFPLPPGWYVLGALLATALLFFLFLRLLRWRRNLWRREARRGIRLEQNADGWLDIIKRILLVHHSRPEISRLSSAGELLATLPLDEPVRQALLSRYCQPDNQLEQQQNARLQQQLSRWLETLPDV; translated from the coding sequence ATGCTGGCTAAAGGCTTTTCCGTTCCCGATCTGCACACTCCCGCCCTGCCTGCGGAGATCCCCTGGTTTCCCTTGCCGCCGGGCTGGTACGTGCTTGGCGCACTGCTGGCAACGGCCTTGTTGTTCTTTCTGTTTTTGCGTCTGCTCCGCTGGCGTCGCAATCTCTGGCGGCGTGAGGCCCGGCGCGGCATCCGGCTTGAGCAAAATGCGGATGGCTGGCTCGACATCATTAAGCGGATTTTACTGGTGCACCATTCGCGTCCTGAGATAAGCAGGCTGAGCAGCGCCGGGGAGCTGCTGGCCACATTGCCGCTGGATGAACCCGTGCGACAGGCGTTACTCAGCCGTTACTGCCAACCGGACAACCAGCTGGAACAGCAGCAAAATGCGCGACTGCAACAGCAGCTCTCCCGCTGGCTGGAGACGCTACCAGATGTCTGA
- a CDS encoding VWA domain-containing protein — MSDLLTRIDFAWPLAWLLLLLPLCSRFIQPKERQQEEQVRVPFLPELAEELKLHTPPPGMRWPARLIFWLSWTLMVCALARPEYLMPPQQIIKPMRNMVLILDVSGSMDKNDAQDGMTRLQAVQRSVRAFVTQRKTDRIGLVIFASSAWPFAPLSEDKQALLTRIDQLAPGMTGQQTAVGDALGVAVKLLDSSLDKDASKLAILLTDGNDTASQLSPTLAAQLAASHHVQVHTIAFGDENSSGEDKVDGALLKQIAQLTGGEALQAATSGNALEKVWQQIDAMTPAQVKTTGFSWHQPLFHWPLLMAMLLLLAFSLVRIFRERTA; from the coding sequence ATGTCTGACCTGTTGACCCGAATCGACTTTGCCTGGCCGCTGGCATGGCTGCTTCTGCTGCTTCCGCTGTGCAGCCGTTTTATTCAGCCAAAAGAACGCCAGCAGGAAGAACAGGTACGGGTGCCCTTTTTACCGGAACTGGCTGAGGAGCTTAAGCTGCACACGCCCCCACCCGGAATGCGCTGGCCAGCCAGGCTGATATTCTGGCTGAGCTGGACGCTGATGGTCTGTGCGCTTGCCCGGCCTGAGTATCTGATGCCGCCCCAGCAAATCATCAAGCCAATGCGCAACATGGTTTTAATCCTGGACGTATCGGGTTCGATGGATAAAAACGATGCTCAGGATGGCATGACCCGGCTACAGGCCGTCCAGCGTTCAGTACGCGCTTTTGTCACGCAGCGTAAAACGGACCGGATCGGACTGGTCATTTTCGCCAGTAGCGCCTGGCCTTTTGCGCCATTAAGTGAAGACAAACAGGCGCTTCTGACGCGTATCGATCAGCTGGCACCCGGTATGACGGGGCAGCAAACCGCCGTAGGAGATGCGCTGGGCGTGGCGGTGAAGTTGCTCGACAGCAGCCTGGATAAGGATGCCAGCAAGCTGGCGATCCTGCTGACCGATGGCAATGACACCGCCTCACAGCTTTCGCCAACGCTGGCCGCTCAGCTGGCGGCGAGTCACCATGTGCAGGTCCATACCATCGCCTTTGGTGATGAAAACAGCAGTGGCGAAGATAAAGTCGACGGCGCACTGCTTAAACAGATAGCCCAACTCACGGGCGGGGAAGCCCTGCAGGCGGCAACGTCTGGAAATGCCCTGGAGAAGGTCTGGCAGCAGATAGATGCCATGACGCCTGCGCAGGTGAAAACCACCGGGTTCTCCTGGCATCAGCCGCTGTTCCACTGGCCATTACTGATGGCGATGCTACTGCTGTTAGCGTTCAGTCTGGTAAGGATTTTCAGGGAGCGGACAGCATGA
- a CDS encoding tetratricopeptide repeat protein, producing MTDFHFLYPWRLLALLICPLLWFLARGSRSAWHRIMTKPLADALIRGQRRSLFQVLPWLFALGFIALAGPSWQKEQPAGMTTQTQVMVILQQDPAMLAQDLPPNRHQRMQFKIASLLNSFPGSHMGLVVYNTRAFLTTPMTDDPAFFRLFLEAQQPGQLPGGEGSGLQAAVALAMKNLPDSDKVPHSLLLVADNLTAEDARWLAEQKLPLQLWVPGTARGGALPEALAARGTDTRLNVPRFEQLRQQGIPVTLATVDDGDLPAITQNIQQSVIAQQNSRNDLHWKNSGYLLIIPMLVLLLVWRQQMIFLLLVTLPLMTFTPPASAAWLEAFISPDRQGQRAFDRGEYAEAASHFTDPLWRGIALYNAGDFVAATAAFRQAPATPEALLWTGNSYAQQKKWQQALTSYDQALSLRPDWPLAKENRSKIAQIVSELRKKERDRQDSQSDEMNYDPDQIKQDLSKDQGAKQQVMQAKSGDSPQVNQWYDNLTLSPGGLLENLYHSAPAEEK from the coding sequence ATGACTGATTTTCATTTTCTCTATCCCTGGCGACTGTTGGCGTTGCTGATTTGCCCCCTGCTCTGGTTCCTCGCCAGAGGCTCCCGCAGCGCATGGCATCGCATCATGACCAAACCGCTGGCCGATGCGCTGATTCGTGGGCAACGGCGCTCGCTGTTTCAGGTGCTTCCGTGGCTGTTCGCCCTCGGCTTTATTGCCCTGGCCGGGCCCAGCTGGCAAAAAGAGCAGCCCGCAGGCATGACAACTCAGACACAGGTCATGGTCATTCTGCAACAGGACCCGGCGATGCTGGCCCAGGATTTGCCCCCTAATCGTCATCAACGCATGCAGTTCAAAATAGCGTCTCTGCTGAACTCGTTTCCCGGCAGCCATATGGGACTGGTGGTCTACAATACCCGGGCTTTTTTAACCACACCGATGACGGACGACCCCGCCTTTTTCAGGCTTTTTCTGGAGGCCCAGCAGCCCGGGCAACTCCCCGGAGGGGAAGGCTCCGGATTGCAGGCCGCCGTGGCACTGGCAATGAAAAACCTGCCGGACTCAGACAAGGTGCCGCACAGCCTGCTGCTGGTTGCCGATAATCTTACCGCAGAGGATGCGCGCTGGCTGGCTGAACAAAAACTGCCTTTACAACTTTGGGTGCCGGGCACAGCCCGTGGCGGTGCATTGCCTGAAGCGCTGGCTGCCCGTGGCACAGATACCCGCCTTAACGTGCCGCGCTTTGAACAATTACGTCAACAGGGTATCCCCGTGACGCTTGCTACCGTCGATGATGGCGACCTCCCCGCCATCACGCAAAACATTCAGCAGTCGGTGATTGCCCAGCAAAATTCCCGCAACGACCTGCACTGGAAGAACAGCGGCTACCTGCTGATTATCCCGATGCTCGTATTGCTGCTGGTCTGGCGCCAACAGATGATTTTTCTGTTGCTTGTTACGCTTCCTTTGATGACATTCACCCCGCCTGCTTCCGCTGCCTGGCTGGAGGCATTTATCAGCCCGGACAGACAGGGGCAACGGGCTTTTGACCGGGGAGAATATGCAGAGGCAGCAAGTCATTTCACCGATCCACTCTGGCGCGGCATTGCTCTGTATAACGCCGGGGATTTTGTGGCTGCCACCGCGGCTTTCAGACAGGCACCGGCCACACCAGAGGCGCTGCTCTGGACCGGAAACAGTTACGCGCAGCAAAAGAAATGGCAGCAGGCGCTCACCAGCTATGACCAGGCACTTAGCCTGCGACCTGACTGGCCGCTGGCTAAGGAGAACCGCAGTAAAATCGCCCAAATCGTGTCAGAACTGCGGAAAAAGGAGCGCGACCGTCAGGATTCTCAGAGCGATGAAATGAATTACGATCCTGACCAGATCAAGCAGGATCTCAGTAAAGATCAGGGTGCGAAGCAGCAGGTTATGCAGGCGAAATCTGGTGATTCCCCCCAGGTCAATCAATGGTATGACAATCTGACGCTCTCCCCCGGTGGATTGCTGGAAAATCTCTATCATTCAGCGCCAGCGGAGGAAAAATGA